CGCGCGAAACGTCCGGAGGGGATCGCCATCCAGTCGCCATTATCGCTGCACGAGATGTTGTTATCACAACGGGCATCGCAGGTGAAAAGCGGCCGGAAGCGCTTCTGTTTACTTGAAAATGCGTTGCGCGTTCCATCGGGGCAGGTAATTCCCTCCGGGTCTTCGCAGGCCCATTTTGAGTTACAGGCGAGATGCTCACAGTCTCCCTCGTACAGAATCCGCCCACTATGGATCGCCACCCGCTGAAGAGTCGCCTGCACCCGGCTGACGCCTGGCACAGCGGTGCTGGCTATTACCTGCCCTGCCACCGCGTCTGCCTCACGCTCCGCACTTGTATCGGCTGACCCAATGGCTAAGCAGGTTTGAAGCGCACCCTCAGGCCCTTGCTGCACCACGTGCGTCAGCTCGTGCGCGAGCAGCCGCTGCCCGGCAGGTGTGCCCGGCGCGTACTGCCCGGCGCCAAACGCGATGTGCGGCCCGACGGTGTAGGCCAGCGCGCCAACCGCCCGCGCCGACGCGGCCGCCGCAGGGTCGGTATGCACGCGCACCCGGCTGAAATCGTGCCCGAAGCGCGGCTCCATAAACGCGCGCGTGCCGGCGTCGAGCGGCTGGCCCGGCGCGCGCAGCACGTCATGCACGATCGGCGGGGCGACGTTGGGCGTGTGCGCGCCGGTGGCCTGGCGCTGCAGGCGCTTCTTCTTGCACTCTTCGCACTCGCCGCCGCCAGGCGCGTGGGTGCCGCAGGCGCAGGTGCGCTGGAGAATATCTCCGTTCAGAGATATAGGCGCAGATTGCTTGTTGAAGGCTATGGTTTTCTGCATGCTGTTCACCTAACAACACATTATCGGTATCAAGCAGTCTCGTCCATACTCGAATTCGGATAAACCGCCGCCTGACGCACTATGCCGGAAGCTCGATGCAGGGTGTAATAGATAGCTGCTGGCCCGACTGACGTTGCGATCGGGAGGACGGCCATTCGAACGATCTCGCCCGTTTTACGCTGAACCGGCACGAGCTGCGCTTTGGTCATCTCGACGCTCCGGCCCTCATCGACACCGAGTGGCATCAGCGCTTCTGCCGCGAAGGCGGCGCGCGTGTATGGGAAGGCCAAGCAGCGATCGATCAGAAGCTCATAGGCCGCCAGCCGGCGCCAGCCTTCGGCCGAGCCGTCGGACGCGAGCTTTCGCCAAAAATCGTTCATCACGAACTGCTGGTTGGCGGGCACGCTTTTGATCAGCCTGAGCGCCGCATCCCGCGTTGTGCCGGTAGACTCCAGCAGCGCCGCGATGCTCTGCTCAATCTCGGATGGC
The sequence above is drawn from the Candidatus Kouleothrix ribensis genome and encodes:
- a CDS encoding DUF4157 domain-containing protein, producing MQKTIAFNKQSAPISLNGDILQRTCACGTHAPGGGECEECKKKRLQRQATGAHTPNVAPPIVHDVLRAPGQPLDAGTRAFMEPRFGHDFSRVRVHTDPAAAASARAVGALAYTVGPHIAFGAGQYAPGTPAGQRLLAHELTHVVQQGPEGALQTCLAIGSADTSAEREADAVAGQVIASTAVPGVSRVQATLQRVAIHSGRILYEGDCEHLACNSKWACEDPEGITCPDGTRNAFSSKQKRFRPLFTCDARCDNNISCSDNGDWMAIPSGRFARRKCGQSLVICANGRSADAHVRDRSEREAWEVSPGIIDALGVARASFTGSIYGDRSDPAFARDTHCGSGGRASADDDLGSIVSSAASAVQGAVSSVADIFGF